The following are from one region of the Capsicum annuum cultivar UCD-10X-F1 chromosome 1, UCD10Xv1.1, whole genome shotgun sequence genome:
- the LOC107870052 gene encoding uncharacterized zinc finger CCHC domain-containing protein At4g19190 codes for MEEEGSGIRLSKRFSDKGGEVDYKTKAGTAWSHSFLNQKPWHPLSYPNQRRKWIAEQTHAQRELRAEEIAREYAQEQEFFRQTALVSKKEKEKMEMMKAVSFMYVRPPGYNPESAKAAEIADEAKNQGQGHDNTSQATSAAGASTSGRPEVPPGQEKKKPRAKDIYGRPLPTEEEFEVLKNAPRLETGVVGRAKPFGIEIRNVKCVRCGTFGHQSGDRECPLKDAIMPNEESRIKRDDPLTAILAQTDASEPLKWELKQKPGISPPRGGFELDDPNQQIVAEDIFDEYGGFLTGDIVPDLLASLSSKPKKKKKSSKKNTRKRSSPGRTDLHDDKEISSSSDDDRERTLKKKKHKKSEDSDRHQRRSNRQRHPRSSWGKHSESSSEDDDNDRHQRSNKQRRPRSSSPEPEDKEHRKNKHHHYHDSQHNDYEKRQKRSNIHRHSRSSSPEPEEKDHRKKNHHLQKDDDNDRHQKRDYRFRHSQSSSPEPENKEQRKENHRHHYHDSKDYGDDRHQKRSNRHERSQSRSPEPENKEHRKENHRHYYHDLKDIDNDRQQKRSKRYGLSRSKSPEPENKEHRKGNHRHHYYDSKDDDNDRHQKRSNRRTRSRSNSREPLNGEHRKENHLHHYHDPKDDDNDTRRKRSNRHRRSWSRSPKPEDKEHSKKNNYHQYHDSEDDNNRNQKRSSRHRRSRSGSAEPEDKEYRKKNHQRHNRSDY; via the exons ATGGAGGAAGAAGGAAGTGGAATCCGGCTAAGCAAGAGATTTTCCGACAAAGGAGGAGAAGTTGATTACAAAACTAAAGCTGGTACTGCATGGTCTCACTCTTTCCTTAATCAGAAACCTTGGCATCCTCTCTCTTACCCAAATCAACGTCGCAAATGGATTGCTGAACAGACTCATGCTCAGAGAGAATTACGAGCTGAGGAAATTGCCCGCGAG TATGCTCAAGAACAGGAGTTTTTCCGTCAGACTGCTCTCGTCTccaagaaagagaaagaaaag ATGGAGATGATGAAAGCTGTGAGCTTTATGTATGTGCGACCGCCTGGTTACAATCCAGAAAGTGCCAAAGCTGCGGAGATTGCTGACGAAGCAAAAAATCAGGGGCAGGGGCATGACAACACTTCTCAAGCCACATCTGCAGCAGGGGCCTCCACTTCTGG GAGACCTGAAGTGCCACCTGGTCAGGAGAAAAAAAAACCAAGGGCAAAGGATATTTATGGTCGTCCTTTGCCAACAGAAGAAGAATTTGAAGTGCTTAAAAATGCTCCAAG GCTGGAAACAGGTGTTGTCGGAAGGGCCAAGCCTTTTGGAATTGAGATACGTAATGTCAAATGCGTCAGGTGTGGAACGTTTGGCCATCAGAGTGGTGATCGGGAATGCCCATTGAAAGATGCTATAATGCCAAATGAAGAGAGTCGAATAAAAAGAGATGATCCTTTAACTGCTATCCTGGCTCAGACAGATGCTTCTGAG CCTTTGAAGTGGGAGCTCAAACAAAAGCCTGGAATCAGTCCTCCACGTGGTGGGTTCGAACTTGACGACCCTAACCAACAGATAGTTGCCGAGGACATATTTGATGAGTACGGAG GATTTCTTACTGGAGATATTGTACCTGATTTGCTGGCTAGCTTATCAAgcaaaccaaagaagaaaaagaagtccAGTAAAAAAAATACCAGAAAGCGGTCTTCACCAGGTAGGACTGATTTACATGATGATAAAGAAATTAGTTCATCTTCGGATGATGATAGAGAAAGAACACTGAAGAAGAAAAAACACAAGAAGTCTGAGGATTCTGATAGGCATCAGAGACGGAGTAACAGACAGAGACATCCACGGTCAAGTTGGGGAAAGCATTCCGAGTCAAGTTCTGAGGATGATGATAATGACAGGCATCAGAGGAGTAACAAACAGAGACGTCCACGGTCAAGTTCACCCGAGCCTGAAGATAAGGAACACAGGAAGAATAAACACCACCATTATCATGACTCACAACACAATGACTATGAAAAGCGTCAGAAAAGGAGTAACATACATAGACATTCACGGTCGAGTTCACCTGAGCCTGAAGAGAAGGATCACAGGAAGAAGAATCATCACCTCCAGAAGGATGATGATAATGACAGGCATCAGAAAAGAGATTACAGATTCAGACATTCACAGTCAAGTTCACCCGAGCCTGAAAATAAGGAACAGAGGAAAGAGAATCACCGCCACCATTATCATGACTCAAAGGACTATGGTGATGACAGGCATCAGAAAAGGAGTAACAGACACGAGCGTTCACAGTCAAGGTCACCCGAGCCTGAAAATAAGGAACACAGGAAGGAGAATCATCGCCACTATTATCATGATTTAAAGGATATCGATAATGACAGGCAGCAGAAAAGGAGCAAGAGATATGGACTTTCACGGTCAAAGTCACCCGAGCCTGAAAATAAGGAACACAGGAAGGGGAATCATCGCCACCATTATTATGACTCAAAGGATGATGATAATGACAGGCATCAGAAAAGGAGTAACAGACGGACACGTTCACGGTCAAACTCACGCGAGCCTCTAAATGGGGAACACAGGAAGGAGAATCATCTCCACCATTATCACGACCCAAAGGATGATGATAATGACACGCGTCGGAAAAGGAGCAACAGACACAGACGTTCATGGTCACGTTCACCCAAGCCTGAAGATAAGGAACACAGCAAGAAGAATAATTACCACCAATATCATGACTCAGAAGACGATAACAACAGGAATCAGAAAAGGAGTAGCAGACACAGACGTTCACGGTCAGGTTCAGCTGAGCCTGAAGATAAGGAATACAGGAAGAAGAATCATCAGCGGCACAATCGTTCTGATTATTGA